The genomic window CGTGGCTGATGTTGTGGATATCTTTGACTATGCCAGTAGGCCAGAAGTTTCCTATCCAGCAGGCTTTCACCCCGTCAAGAGCTTGGAAGATGAGATTTATTATCTGGAGCATATTCTGCCCGAGCGTAATGAAAAGAACAATCTCCCAGCGGGCTATGGAATTGTCGCTAAAGGAACCGATAAGGTCATCGGCTCTGTTGATTTCCCTCGTCGTCACGAGGATGATGTCTTGGAGATTGGCTATATCTTACATCCAGACCATTGGGGTCTAGGTTATGTTCCAGAAGCAGCGCGTGCCTTGATTGACCTAGCTTTTAAAAAATTGAATCTGCATAAGATTGAACTGACTTGTTTTGGCAACAATATCAAAAGTCAACGAGTCGCAGAGAAACTTGGCTTCACCCTCGAAGCTCGCATAAGAGACCGCAAAGATGCCCAAGGCAACCGCTGTGACAGTCTGATATATGGCTTGCTAAGGAGTGAGTGGGAGGTGATTTGATGCATCTTTTCATCATTGGGGCTCCAGCTTCTGGGAAAATGACGATTGGGCAAGAACTATCTCGAAAGACAAATGCTACCCTCTTTTATAACCATCAAGCCATCGATTTTGCACTAGAAATCTATCAGGACTATACAGAGGAAATGTGGGAATTTGTTCGTGGAATTACCTTTTCTTTTCTTGGAGCAAGTGCTAGGAATCAGCGATCTGTGATTTTAACAGACGTAATTGATTTTTCAAATCAGTACCAGCTGCTGTATTTGAAGCAAATTCAGGATTTGTTGGATGATTATCATCAAGAGATTCTGTTTGTTGAGTTGGAAACGACACTTGAAGAGCGCTTATGTCGAAATCGAACGGAGAATCGATTAAAGCATAAACCCTTAAAACGACATATTGAGGTATCTGAAAGAGAAATTTTGGAGACTGCTGAAACACTTCAATTAAATTCTCAACATCAACCGAATGAGTTGCACCACTACTTTAAAATAAATAATACGAATCTGTCTGCAGAAGAAGTTGCCAAGCAGATTCAAAATAAAATGAATACAATAGAGAAAGGACAAACACATGTCTAAACAACTTTCACCTAAATACAATCCAGCCGAGGTTGAGGCTGGTCGTTACCAAAAATGGCTTGATGCGGATGTTTTCAAGCCTTCAGGCGATCAAAAGGCTAAGCCTTATTCAATCGTGATTCCACCACCAAACGTAACTGGGAAACTCCACCTTGGTCACGCTTGGGATACAACTTTGCAGGATATCATCATTCGTCAAAAACGGATGCAAGGCTTTGACACGCTTTGGCTACCAGGAATGGACCACGCGGGTATCGCAACTCAAGCTAAGGTTGAGGAGCGCTTGCGTGGAGAGGGCATTAGCCGTTATGACCTCGGTCGTGAGTCTTTCTTGACGAAAGTCTGGGAATGGAAAGACGAATATGCCACTACTATCAAGGAACAATGGGGCAAGATGGGACTCTCTGTAGACTACTCTCGCGAACGGTTCACTCTTGACGAAGGCTTGTCAAAAGCCGTCCGCAAGGTTTTTGTCGAACTTTACAAGAAAGGCTGGATCTACCGTGGTGAGTTTATCATCAACTGGGACCCAGCAGCTCGCACAGCCCTTTCTGATATCGAGGTGATCCACAAGGATGTCGAAGGTGCCTTCTACCACATGAACTACATGCTGGAAGATGGTTCACGCGCCCTTGAAGTTGCGACAACTCGTCCTGAGACTATGTTTGGGGACGTTGCTGTTGCGGTCAATCCAGAAGACCCACGCTACAAGGACTTGATCGGTAAAAATGTCATCCTTCCAATCGCTAATAAATTGATTCCAATCGTTGGAGACGAACATGCCGATCCCGAGTTTGGAACTGGTGTCGTGAAAATCACGCCTGCCCACGATCCAAACGACTTCTTGGTTGGACAACGCCACAACTTGCCGCAAGTCAACGTCATGAACGATGACGGAACCATGAACGAGCTTGCCTTCGAGTTTGCAGGCATGGACCGTTTTGAAGCTCGTAAGGCAGTCGTTGCTAAGCTAGAAGAAATCGGTGCCCTTGTTAAAATCGAAAAACGTGTCCACAGCGTTGGTCACTCAGAACGTACTGGTGTAGTGGTTGAACCACGCTTGTCTACTCAGTGGTTCGTCAAGATGGACCAATTGGCGAAAAATGCTATTGCCAACCAAGACACAGAGGACAAGGTTGAATTCTACCCACCTCGTTTCAACGATACTTTCCTCCAATGGATGGAAAATGTACACGACTGGGTGATCTCTCGTCAGCTTTGGTGGGGTCACCAAATCCCAGCTTGGTACAATGCTGAGGGTGAAATCTATGTGGGCGAAGAAGCACCGGAAGGTGACGGATGGACTCAAGACGATGATGTACTTGATACGTGGTTCAGTTCTGCCCTTTGGCCATTCTCAACCATGGGTTGGCCGGATATAGACTCAGCAGACTTCAAGCGTTATTATCCAACATCAACCTTGGTGACTGGTTATGATATTATCCCATTCTGGGTATCTCGGATGATTTTCCAAGGTTTGGAATTTACTGGCAAGTCGCCATTCAAAAATGCCTTGATTCACGGTCTCATTCGTGACGAGCAAGGCCGCAAGATGTCCAAGTCTCTTGGTAACGGGATTGATCCAATGGATGTTATTGATAAATACGGAACAGATAGCCTGCGTTGGTTCCTTTCAAACGGTTCTGCCCCAGGGCAAGATGTCCGCTTCTCTTACGAAAAAATGGATGCTTCTTGGAACTTCATTAACAAGATCTGGAACATTTCTCGCTACATCCTCATGAACAATGAAGGCTTGACCCTTGA from Streptococcus oralis includes these protein-coding regions:
- a CDS encoding valine--tRNA ligase gives rise to the protein MSKQLSPKYNPAEVEAGRYQKWLDADVFKPSGDQKAKPYSIVIPPPNVTGKLHLGHAWDTTLQDIIIRQKRMQGFDTLWLPGMDHAGIATQAKVEERLRGEGISRYDLGRESFLTKVWEWKDEYATTIKEQWGKMGLSVDYSRERFTLDEGLSKAVRKVFVELYKKGWIYRGEFIINWDPAARTALSDIEVIHKDVEGAFYHMNYMLEDGSRALEVATTRPETMFGDVAVAVNPEDPRYKDLIGKNVILPIANKLIPIVGDEHADPEFGTGVVKITPAHDPNDFLVGQRHNLPQVNVMNDDGTMNELAFEFAGMDRFEARKAVVAKLEEIGALVKIEKRVHSVGHSERTGVVVEPRLSTQWFVKMDQLAKNAIANQDTEDKVEFYPPRFNDTFLQWMENVHDWVISRQLWWGHQIPAWYNAEGEIYVGEEAPEGDGWTQDDDVLDTWFSSALWPFSTMGWPDIDSADFKRYYPTSTLVTGYDIIPFWVSRMIFQGLEFTGKSPFKNALIHGLIRDEQGRKMSKSLGNGIDPMDVIDKYGTDSLRWFLSNGSAPGQDVRFSYEKMDASWNFINKIWNISRYILMNNEGLTLEQATANVEKVVNKEAGNVTDRWILHNLNETIGKVTENFDKFEFGVAGHILYNFIWDEFADWYVELTKEVLYSDNEEEKVITRSVLLYTLDKILRLLHPIMPFVTEEIFGQISEGSIVTAEYPTVNPAFEDLAAHTGVESLKDLIRAVRNARAEVNVAPSKPITILVKTSDSDLEAFFNSNVNYIKRFTNPEHLEIASTIPAPELAMSSVITGAEIYLPLADLLNVEEELARLDKELAKWQKELDMVGKKLSNERFVANAKPEVVQKEHDKQADYQAKYDATVARIDEMKKLVK
- a CDS encoding GNAT family N-acetyltransferase; this translates as MTRAELPERIETERLVLRVRTVADVVDIFDYASRPEVSYPAGFHPVKSLEDEIYYLEHILPERNEKNNLPAGYGIVAKGTDKVIGSVDFPRRHEDDVLEIGYILHPDHWGLGYVPEAARALIDLAFKKLNLHKIELTCFGNNIKSQRVAEKLGFTLEARIRDRKDAQGNRCDSLIYGLLRSEWEVI
- a CDS encoding AAA family ATPase — protein: MHLFIIGAPASGKMTIGQELSRKTNATLFYNHQAIDFALEIYQDYTEEMWEFVRGITFSFLGASARNQRSVILTDVIDFSNQYQLLYLKQIQDLLDDYHQEILFVELETTLEERLCRNRTENRLKHKPLKRHIEVSEREILETAETLQLNSQHQPNELHHYFKINNTNLSAEEVAKQIQNKMNTIEKGQTHV